A window of Chloracidobacterium sp. N contains these coding sequences:
- a CDS encoding DUF1800 domain-containing protein: MSSATASYARRHWFEGFTGLSDQTTSDDPPLYQDTAKAAGVPDRPPIEVIAANRMGFGPRPGDLDRIRTIGFRAYVEEQLHPNEPDDALFLAKRQSARLRINYSAGDGYPALDEQRPLTALDKPLSELWRLGDFSIPMGQPERTRPLEEVRAETVLRAVYSKWQLREVLVDFWHDHFNVDARTNGRIYATWPIYNRLFRQHAFGNFRVLLEEVTKSIAMMYYLNLVSSRNTAPNKNFARELLELHTLGARNYFPNAADAPVFPSGQMSTGYTENDVNQIAAALTGWTIAAGQRVGSTTLPNTGQFIFVPQWNDPAARTVLNVPIPAATSSNPMIQGQRILDMLATNPSTAIFVCSKLCRRLIADNPPPSVIKQAVVTWLENLSAPDQLGRVVRTILLSPEFAETWGQKTKRPFDYMASFLRAIDANLVDNGGSYTPYNLVTEAGQQLFAWPPPNGFPDVSAYWLNTNTFRASWRNVLVTLTNGYSSIQHNLRASLPSGVTTTRQIVDFFIARIMGRPVRPEVYTELIEYLRGSAPPDAPPSGTTAEVTNRINLTVARLCVSPDFWWR; encoded by the coding sequence CGCACGGCGTCATTGGTTCGAGGGGTTTACCGGCCTCAGTGACCAGACCACCAGCGACGACCCGCCTTTGTACCAGGACACGGCAAAGGCGGCAGGCGTTCCTGACCGGCCGCCGATTGAAGTCATCGCAGCCAACCGCATGGGGTTTGGGCCGCGTCCCGGCGATCTCGACCGCATTCGGACCATCGGATTCAGGGCATACGTTGAAGAGCAGCTTCATCCAAATGAGCCCGACGATGCCCTCTTTCTGGCCAAGCGCCAGAGCGCCCGCCTGCGCATCAACTATTCGGCTGGCGACGGTTATCCGGCGCTCGATGAACAGCGCCCCCTCACTGCACTCGATAAGCCGCTGAGTGAGTTATGGCGGCTGGGTGATTTCAGTATTCCCATGGGACAGCCTGAGCGGACGCGCCCGCTGGAAGAGGTCCGCGCGGAAACGGTGCTGCGGGCCGTGTACAGCAAGTGGCAACTCCGGGAAGTCCTGGTGGACTTCTGGCACGACCACTTCAACGTGGATGCACGCACCAACGGCCGCATTTATGCCACCTGGCCCATCTACAACCGCCTGTTCCGGCAGCATGCCTTTGGCAACTTCCGGGTTCTGCTCGAAGAAGTCACCAAGAGCATTGCCATGATGTACTACCTGAACCTGGTCAGCAGCCGGAACACCGCCCCCAACAAGAACTTTGCCCGTGAGTTGCTTGAACTTCACACGCTGGGCGCACGCAACTACTTCCCCAACGCGGCCGATGCGCCGGTGTTCCCCAGCGGACAGATGTCCACCGGTTACACGGAAAACGATGTCAACCAGATTGCAGCCGCGCTGACCGGATGGACTATTGCTGCCGGGCAGCGGGTGGGGAGTACCACTTTGCCCAACACCGGGCAGTTTATTTTCGTCCCCCAGTGGAACGACCCGGCAGCGCGTACGGTTCTCAACGTACCCATTCCGGCCGCCACATCGTCCAACCCGATGATCCAAGGGCAGCGCATCCTGGACATGCTCGCCACCAACCCAAGCACGGCGATCTTTGTGTGCAGCAAGCTCTGCCGCCGACTCATCGCCGATAACCCGCCTCCCAGCGTCATCAAACAGGCGGTTGTCACCTGGCTGGAAAACCTGTCGGCGCCCGACCAGCTTGGACGGGTCGTGCGCACCATTCTGCTGTCGCCGGAATTTGCCGAAACATGGGGGCAGAAAACCAAGCGGCCGTTTGACTACATGGCGTCGTTCCTGCGTGCGATAGATGCCAATCTGGTTGACAACGGAGGGAGTTATACGCCCTACAACCTTGTGACCGAAGCCGGTCAGCAGCTTTTTGCCTGGCCGCCACCAAACGGGTTCCCCGATGTCAGTGCCTACTGGCTCAACACCAATACCTTCCGCGCAAGCTGGCGGAATGTGCTTGTCACCCTGACCAACGGCTACTCATCTATCCAGCACAACCTGCGCGCCAGCCTGCCCTCCGGCGTGACGACCACCCGCCAGATCGTGGATTTCTTCATTGCGCGCATCATGGGACGGCCCGTGCGGCCGGAAGTGTACACCGAGCTTATCGAGTACCTGCGCGGCAGCGCACCCCCGGATGCGCCGCCATCGGGCACGACGGCAGAAGTGACCAACCGCATCAACCTGACCGTGGCACGCCTGTGCGTGTCGCCGGATTTCTGGTGGCGATAA
- a CDS encoding DUF1501 domain-containing protein produces the protein MPLTRRQFVVGSSLTAAYAASGMARIGGLVYGQTSGVNEILVVLYLRGGIDGLNFAAPVNEPNYVASRSNLRLRESGTDAGLPLANPIGNGIDFRLHPSARPLLDVYQAGALAIVHATGLTVSNRSHFDAQSLMEGGVPSSRQPTGWLTRHITTSGGQSGAIPTLAASNSLPGSLIGSGSAIAMPNLTNFALPGDPTIFPAMTRMYNGTTPLHLSGFNAISAIQSINNAIGRPATGGTLPAYSPENGASYAQPETQTGSLGSALITIARLIKLDIGLRIATLDVGGWDTHNNQGLTTGTYATNVDSLARNLLAFYNDMVRYRQRVTLVAMSEFGRTLRENQSGGTDHGRASIMLVLGGTVNGGRMYGQWPGLASQALDGGDLAVTTDYRQVLAEIVVRRLRNPQLSAVFPGLGNYRPLGIVQGSDLPTT, from the coding sequence ATGCCCCTTACAAGACGCCAATTCGTTGTTGGTTCGAGTCTGACGGCGGCCTATGCCGCCAGCGGTATGGCGCGCATCGGGGGACTGGTTTACGGCCAGACCAGCGGCGTCAACGAAATTCTCGTGGTGCTCTACCTGCGCGGCGGGATTGATGGCTTGAACTTCGCGGCGCCGGTCAATGAGCCGAACTATGTGGCTTCGCGGTCCAATCTCCGCCTGCGCGAAAGCGGCACGGACGCCGGACTGCCACTCGCGAATCCCATCGGGAACGGGATTGACTTCCGGCTGCACCCAAGCGCCCGGCCGTTGCTTGATGTGTATCAGGCGGGCGCGCTGGCGATTGTTCATGCGACCGGGTTGACGGTGTCCAACCGGAGCCACTTTGACGCCCAAAGCCTGATGGAAGGCGGTGTGCCTTCCTCGCGCCAGCCGACCGGGTGGCTTACGCGCCATATCACCACTTCCGGCGGCCAGAGCGGGGCGATCCCCACGCTGGCGGCATCCAACAGTCTGCCTGGCTCGTTGATTGGCAGTGGCAGCGCCATTGCAATGCCCAACCTGACCAACTTTGCCCTGCCGGGCGACCCGACCATCTTTCCGGCGATGACGCGGATGTACAACGGCACAACACCGCTTCATCTCTCCGGCTTCAATGCCATCAGTGCCATTCAAAGCATCAACAATGCCATTGGGCGGCCGGCAACGGGGGGAACACTCCCGGCCTACAGCCCGGAAAATGGGGCGAGCTACGCGCAGCCGGAAACGCAGACCGGCTCGCTGGGCAGTGCGCTGATCACCATTGCGCGGCTCATCAAGCTCGACATCGGCCTGCGGATTGCAACGCTCGATGTCGGCGGCTGGGACACCCACAACAACCAGGGACTGACCACCGGCACGTATGCGACGAACGTGGACTCGCTGGCGCGCAACCTGCTGGCGTTTTACAACGACATGGTGCGCTATCGGCAGCGGGTCACGCTGGTGGCGATGAGTGAGTTCGGCCGGACGCTGCGGGAAAACCAGAGCGGCGGCACCGACCATGGACGGGCCTCGATTATGCTGGTACTGGGCGGCACGGTGAACGGTGGAAGGATGTATGGGCAGTGGCCCGGTCTGGCCAGCCAGGCGTTGGACGGCGGAGACCTGGCGGTGACAACGGACTACCGGCAGGTGCTGGCAGAGATTGTCGTCCGGCGCCTGCGGAATCCGCAGTTGAGTGCGGTATTTCCAGGCCTTGGGAACTATCGTCCGCTGGGTATCGTCCAGGGCAGCGACCTGCCCACCACATAA
- a CDS encoding TolC family protein: MTSKLWFGAVAWLGIWLGGGCASAAWAQAPLPGIVVSPTEDERRLAAAVAHAGSDPQSGRRPGAPVPGPGGAPPLLLERVFQIIDDQHPKLRGSVIERRVATAKRIEKQGAFDPILSISTDYLRYNSASKRGKASEAFGIGTEVNFLTRSGIKFFASSNLNLGATKSPLSATGDFGTYEFGLKVPLFRDFRINEKSVGERQAFLGESQADIAVVQTRLELFRKAADDYWDWVAAKRRLDVARNLLKLAEIRNDAIRQRTIAGDLPPIDAVEAEQEVQRRQAALAKAERDFQKAQFKLSLSLWLDDVTAQPPPDEGSVLDVSLQLEPTEITAAEINDAIALALQRRPELQAIAVLKDTVRLDLELARNQRRPILDLALVPGRDAGPGGIGTTLKAGVIFELPLRQRTADGRIAQAQLKLQKLDLEERTLRQQITTEIYDTASAINTAWQRYLATKRELEAAIVLERGENQRFMLGDSSLFLVNQRERATAEARNKLIDVQAEYEQARAALRLAMMQF, encoded by the coding sequence ATGACAAGTAAGCTGTGGTTTGGCGCTGTGGCCTGGCTGGGGATATGGCTGGGCGGCGGCTGTGCATCAGCGGCCTGGGCGCAGGCTCCCCTGCCGGGTATCGTCGTGTCCCCAACCGAGGATGAACGCCGTTTGGCAGCGGCCGTCGCCCATGCCGGTTCTGATCCGCAATCGGGACGCCGCCCCGGTGCGCCTGTCCCCGGTCCGGGAGGTGCGCCCCCACTGCTTTTGGAACGGGTTTTTCAAATCATTGATGACCAGCACCCAAAGCTGCGTGGCTCCGTTATCGAACGCCGCGTCGCCACGGCGAAGCGCATTGAGAAACAGGGGGCTTTTGATCCCATCCTGTCCATTTCGACTGACTACCTGCGTTACAACAGCGCCTCCAAACGGGGAAAAGCATCGGAGGCCTTTGGCATTGGGACGGAAGTCAACTTCCTGACCCGCTCCGGGATCAAATTCTTTGCGTCCTCGAATCTCAATCTGGGCGCGACCAAGTCTCCGCTTTCTGCCACCGGGGATTTCGGCACCTACGAGTTTGGTCTCAAAGTGCCGCTTTTCCGGGATTTCCGCATCAATGAAAAATCCGTCGGGGAACGGCAGGCTTTTCTGGGCGAATCCCAGGCGGATATTGCCGTCGTGCAAACCCGCCTGGAGCTGTTCCGCAAGGCGGCCGATGACTACTGGGACTGGGTCGCCGCCAAGCGCCGGTTGGATGTGGCGCGCAACCTGCTCAAACTGGCTGAAATCCGCAACGACGCCATCCGGCAGCGAACAATCGCCGGTGACCTGCCGCCCATTGACGCCGTTGAAGCCGAACAGGAAGTGCAACGCCGTCAGGCGGCGCTGGCCAAAGCCGAGCGTGACTTCCAGAAGGCACAGTTCAAGCTCTCCCTTTCCCTGTGGCTGGATGATGTCACCGCCCAGCCGCCACCGGATGAAGGCAGTGTACTCGATGTCAGCCTGCAACTTGAGCCAACGGAAATCACGGCGGCTGAAATCAACGATGCCATTGCGCTGGCGCTTCAGCGCCGCCCGGAGTTGCAGGCCATTGCGGTTCTCAAAGACACGGTGCGGTTGGACCTGGAACTGGCCCGCAACCAACGGCGTCCCATTCTCGATCTGGCGCTTGTGCCGGGACGCGATGCCGGGCCCGGGGGCATTGGAACGACGCTCAAAGCCGGCGTGATTTTTGAACTTCCCCTGCGCCAGCGGACAGCCGACGGGCGCATCGCCCAGGCACAATTGAAGCTTCAGAAGCTCGATCTCGAAGAACGGACGCTGCGGCAACAGATTACGACGGAAATTTACGACACCGCCTCGGCCATCAATACCGCCTGGCAGCGGTATCTCGCCACGAAACGCGAACTTGAAGCCGCGATTGTTCTGGAGCGGGGCGAAAACCAACGTTTCATGCTCGGTGACAGCTCGCTGTTTCTGGTCAACCAGCGTGAACGCGCCACGGCGGAAGCCCGTAACAAGCTGATTGACGTGCAGGCGGAGTACGAACAGGCGCGGGCCGCACTCCGCCTCGCCATGATGCAGTTCTAA
- a CDS encoding HlyD family secretion protein gives MAQPARQLKAIPATLPSSKPQALQLVESPRPARPLALIMVLFLILLIFALIYVPWQQSITGVGQIIVFSPNDRPQNVQSQIPGRLKGWKVKEGDFVEAGMVIAEIAEIDAKFLDPNQLERLERQREFLFAQREAAQSRAAALLQQIKALEQSRNLAIPAAEERARQAADRLRSAEQALEAAKQKLLADELNFERIRDLNKGKKDADGNWIIQPGLRSDRDFELARQTVETSRADVIRLQAMLDAAIRDTKVGELDARRVENDTLATLSSAQSSYASAQETIASLSNSIQKLDIEIQNFRERIQQRQVIAPRAGQVTQLRAVGETETLKSGDVLCVLIPQMKEEEQAVELLISDFDAPLVRLGDPVRLQFEGFPAVQFVGWPSVAIGTFGGRVVSIDSVDDGLSRFRLLIRPDYDAINLGKDDPWPDPTMLRPGTQVTGWVMLRVVSLGFELWRQFNGFPPMFDRNPIERKKKPKDDKDKVKAKGKSGKDDDGDKDDK, from the coding sequence ATGGCACAACCTGCGCGTCAACTGAAAGCGATCCCGGCCACGTTGCCGTCGTCCAAACCACAGGCTTTGCAGTTGGTTGAGTCGCCGCGGCCGGCGCGCCCGCTGGCGCTCATCATGGTGTTGTTTCTGATCCTGCTCATCTTTGCACTGATTTATGTTCCCTGGCAGCAGTCCATCACCGGCGTTGGGCAGATAATCGTGTTTTCACCAAATGACCGCCCCCAGAACGTTCAGTCCCAGATACCCGGCCGCCTCAAGGGATGGAAAGTCAAGGAAGGTGATTTTGTTGAAGCCGGGATGGTCATTGCCGAGATCGCTGAAATTGATGCCAAGTTTCTCGATCCGAACCAGCTCGAGCGCTTGGAGCGCCAGCGTGAGTTTCTTTTCGCCCAGCGGGAAGCCGCGCAGTCGCGCGCGGCCGCTCTGCTTCAGCAGATCAAGGCGCTCGAACAGTCGCGCAACCTTGCTATCCCGGCGGCTGAGGAGCGGGCACGGCAGGCCGCCGACCGCCTCCGCTCGGCTGAGCAGGCACTGGAAGCGGCCAAGCAGAAACTGCTGGCCGATGAACTCAACTTCGAGCGGATTCGTGACCTCAACAAAGGAAAAAAAGACGCTGACGGCAACTGGATCATTCAACCGGGTCTCCGTTCAGACCGCGACTTCGAGTTGGCCCGACAGACCGTGGAAACATCACGCGCTGATGTCATCCGCCTGCAAGCCATGCTCGACGCCGCCATTCGTGACACGAAGGTGGGAGAACTCGATGCCCGCCGGGTTGAAAATGACACGCTGGCTACCCTGAGCAGCGCCCAAAGCTCGTACGCCTCGGCGCAGGAAACCATTGCCTCCCTCAGTAACAGCATTCAAAAGCTCGACATCGAAATTCAGAACTTCCGCGAGCGCATCCAGCAGCGGCAGGTCATCGCGCCACGCGCAGGGCAGGTGACCCAACTGCGGGCCGTCGGTGAAACCGAAACCCTCAAGTCGGGCGATGTCCTCTGCGTCCTGATTCCCCAGATGAAAGAGGAGGAGCAGGCCGTGGAACTGCTGATCAGTGACTTCGACGCCCCACTGGTGCGGCTTGGCGATCCGGTACGCCTGCAGTTTGAGGGCTTTCCGGCTGTACAGTTTGTCGGCTGGCCTTCGGTGGCCATTGGCACGTTCGGCGGGCGGGTCGTCTCCATAGATTCCGTGGATGACGGACTCAGTCGCTTTCGTCTCCTCATCCGACCCGACTACGACGCCATCAATCTCGGCAAGGATGATCCCTGGCCCGACCCGACCATGCTGCGTCCGGGAACCCAGGTAACGGGCTGGGTGATGCTCCGGGTGGTGTCCCTTGGGTTTGAGCTGTGGCGGCAGTTCAACGGCTTCCCGCCGATGTTTGACCGCAATCCCATCGAAAGAAAGAAAAAGCCCAAGGACGACAAGGACAAGGTCAAAGCCAAGGGCAAGTCCGGCAAAGACGACGACGGGGACAAAGATGACAAGTAA
- a CDS encoding peptidase domain-containing ABC transporter yields the protein MGGDAIVHEGTKTLSAPDGEHVHLTPPQRFWRLVSLDSRDILAILAYTTVAGLFSLAVPITAQVLVNNIAQGQSLQQLVVLTSLVLFFLSLSGILRLFQLVLIERLQQRIFVRVAINLGERLPRVQLGSLTGEYAPELVNRFFDVINIQKAFAKLALDGLDAVLKVFVGLLLLAFYSPYLLGFDVAVVLAGLFIIFVLGINGLRTSILESKKKYKVAAWLEELARCHISFKMSGTLDFLGERTDALSVAYLKARRSHFAVLFRQAVGNYFFYAIASAGILAVGGWLVINRELTIGQLVASEIVVVSVLAGMDKVISQLEHVYDLLTALDKVGHVEDLPIERAKGIEVPVREEGAAVVCRNVRFSYRPGAEVLSGVDLSVNSGDWVSVVGFSGAGKSTLMALICGLLEPSHGTVEVNGTDVRDANLDALRLIVGMVGDREEIFEGTIEENIRVGADWLTQEDLRWALEMVHLTDELAELPQGLQTPLVSGGYNLSRGQVQRLLLARTIVRRPKLLILDEAFMGIDERTKLKILDAIYDRTHRWTIIDISHDSEVVVRSSVIHVLDKGVIVETGSPEELSWRRGGAFASLFPEVSRQLVGKRLTTGKV from the coding sequence ATGGGTGGCGACGCCATTGTTCACGAAGGGACGAAAACCTTGTCAGCCCCAGACGGCGAACACGTGCACCTGACGCCCCCCCAACGGTTCTGGCGTCTCGTCTCCCTCGACTCACGTGACATTCTGGCCATTCTGGCCTACACCACGGTTGCCGGTCTGTTTTCCCTTGCGGTGCCCATCACGGCGCAGGTCCTTGTCAACAACATTGCCCAAGGGCAGTCCCTGCAGCAGCTCGTGGTGCTCACCTCGCTGGTGCTGTTTTTTCTGAGCCTGAGCGGTATTTTGCGGCTGTTCCAGTTGGTGCTCATTGAGCGTTTGCAGCAGCGCATCTTTGTTCGGGTGGCTATCAACCTGGGAGAGCGCCTGCCACGGGTGCAACTTGGCTCGCTGACCGGTGAGTATGCCCCGGAGCTGGTCAACCGCTTCTTTGATGTCATCAACATTCAGAAGGCCTTCGCCAAGCTGGCGCTCGATGGGCTCGACGCTGTCCTGAAGGTGTTCGTCGGGTTGCTCCTGCTGGCCTTTTACAGTCCTTACCTGCTTGGCTTTGACGTGGCAGTGGTGCTGGCCGGGCTGTTCATCATTTTCGTGCTGGGCATCAATGGCTTGCGCACCAGCATTCTCGAATCCAAGAAAAAATACAAAGTTGCTGCCTGGCTTGAAGAACTGGCGCGCTGCCACATCAGTTTCAAGATGAGCGGCACGCTGGACTTTCTGGGGGAACGGACGGATGCCCTTTCTGTCGCCTATCTCAAAGCCCGCCGCTCGCACTTCGCCGTTCTCTTTCGACAGGCCGTTGGAAACTACTTTTTCTATGCCATTGCCAGCGCTGGCATTTTGGCGGTTGGTGGGTGGCTGGTCATCAACCGTGAGTTGACCATCGGGCAACTGGTGGCCTCCGAAATCGTGGTCGTATCGGTGCTGGCCGGAATGGACAAGGTCATCAGTCAGCTCGAACATGTCTATGACCTGCTGACAGCCCTCGACAAGGTGGGACACGTGGAGGACCTGCCCATTGAGCGGGCAAAAGGCATCGAGGTTCCCGTCCGCGAGGAGGGCGCGGCGGTGGTGTGTCGTAATGTCCGCTTCAGCTACCGTCCAGGTGCGGAAGTCCTGTCGGGAGTGGATTTGAGCGTCAATTCCGGCGATTGGGTGAGTGTCGTCGGGTTCAGCGGGGCGGGGAAGTCCACCCTCATGGCGCTGATCTGCGGATTGCTCGAACCGTCACACGGAACGGTCGAGGTCAACGGAACTGATGTCCGGGATGCCAATCTCGATGCGCTCCGGCTGATCGTGGGGATGGTGGGCGACCGGGAGGAAATCTTCGAGGGCACCATCGAGGAAAACATCCGGGTCGGCGCCGACTGGTTGACCCAGGAAGACCTGCGCTGGGCTCTGGAGATGGTTCACCTGACGGATGAGCTGGCCGAACTCCCACAGGGACTGCAAACACCGCTGGTCAGTGGCGGCTATAACCTGTCGCGGGGGCAGGTCCAGCGCCTGCTTCTGGCGCGGACTATCGTGCGGCGGCCCAAGCTGCTCATCCTCGATGAGGCCTTCATGGGCATTGACGAACGTACCAAGCTGAAAATTCTGGATGCCATCTATGACCGCACCCATCGCTGGACGATCATTGACATCTCCCACGATTCGGAAGTCGTCGTGCGGTCTTCTGTCATTCACGTCCTGGACAAGGGCGTAATTGTCGAAACCGGCTCGCCGGAGGAACTCTCCTGGCGACGTGGTGGAGCCTTTGCCTCGCTGTTCCCGGAAGTCTCCCGGCAGCTTGTCGGCAAGCGGCTCACGACGGGCAAGGTGTAA
- a CDS encoding type IV pilus twitching motility protein PilT, protein MSATIESLLKDPRMAGADQLVLQAGKVPTVFNSSGATELTRSPMTPFDIYRLLQPHLPDDKKTALMSQPTTNFRLNVNGAGTFDVSITKEGGGMKVSFVPVDSAPARPATPSAPIPPPPVSRPSGTFTPTPTPATSITPPRPTPPIPPTRPVPRPPTPASGMTVPEQVSGRQPAVNPPASTTGSSPSVAPAHSPATTGAGAAVHLRKRGPLEIDKLFEKQLELKASDMHISASMPPMLRLDGDMVVMQGYEGQTLTAADTERILWELMPDKNREEFNRRHDTDFAYEFGDAARFRCNIFMDRKGMGGVFRVIPSKILTAEMLGLSKEILKLCFLSKGLVLVTGPTGSGKSTTLCALIDFINRNRRDHIITIEDPIEFVHENKNCLINQREVHNHTDSFKDALRAALREDPDIVLVGEMRDLETISIAIETAETGHLVFGTLHTSTAPSTVDRIIDQFPADRQAQIRVMLSESLKGVIAQTLCKKIGGGRVAALETLICDTGIANLIREGKTFQIPSAMQTGKAKGNVTLNDALLDHVKNKRVEPQEAYIKAVDKNGFEGLLKRHNLDVSFLTNLANSNA, encoded by the coding sequence ATGTCGGCGACGATTGAAAGCCTGCTCAAGGACCCGCGGATGGCGGGCGCTGACCAACTCGTTCTCCAGGCGGGCAAGGTTCCGACCGTTTTCAACTCATCCGGGGCAACCGAACTGACCCGCAGCCCGATGACGCCCTTTGACATTTATCGGCTCCTGCAACCGCACCTCCCCGACGACAAGAAAACCGCCCTGATGAGTCAACCGACCACCAATTTCCGGTTGAACGTCAACGGCGCCGGGACATTCGACGTGTCCATCACGAAAGAAGGCGGCGGGATGAAGGTCTCGTTCGTTCCGGTTGACAGCGCCCCGGCCAGGCCGGCTACGCCGAGCGCGCCCATACCTCCGCCCCCCGTATCCAGACCCTCTGGAACGTTTACTCCGACACCTACTCCGGCAACCAGCATCACCCCACCCCGCCCGACCCCGCCGATTCCGCCCACCCGCCCGGTGCCCCGTCCCCCGACACCGGCTTCCGGGATGACCGTGCCGGAACAGGTATCCGGGCGGCAGCCGGCGGTCAACCCGCCAGCTTCCACCACTGGCTCCAGCCCCTCTGTGGCCCCGGCGCACAGTCCGGCAACAACCGGTGCGGGTGCGGCCGTCCACCTGCGCAAGCGCGGTCCGCTCGAAATTGACAAGCTGTTTGAAAAACAGCTCGAACTCAAGGCGTCCGACATGCACATTTCGGCGTCCATGCCGCCGATGCTGCGCCTGGACGGAGATATGGTTGTCATGCAGGGCTATGAAGGACAAACCCTGACGGCCGCTGACACCGAACGCATCCTGTGGGAGCTGATGCCCGATAAAAACCGGGAGGAATTCAATCGCCGGCACGACACCGACTTTGCCTATGAGTTCGGCGATGCCGCCCGTTTCCGCTGCAACATCTTTATGGACCGCAAAGGCATGGGCGGCGTGTTCCGGGTCATCCCCAGCAAAATCCTGACCGCCGAAATGCTTGGACTGTCCAAAGAAATCCTCAAGCTCTGCTTTCTGAGCAAGGGGCTGGTGCTGGTGACGGGCCCGACCGGAAGCGGCAAGTCCACGACGCTGTGTGCGCTCATTGATTTCATCAACCGCAACCGCCGCGACCACATCATCACCATTGAAGACCCCATCGAGTTTGTCCACGAGAACAAAAACTGCCTCATCAACCAGCGCGAAGTGCACAACCACACCGACTCGTTCAAGGATGCGCTCCGTGCGGCCCTGCGTGAAGACCCCGACATCGTTCTGGTCGGCGAAATGCGCGACCTCGAAACCATCTCCATTGCCATTGAGACGGCTGAAACCGGACACCTCGTGTTTGGTACGCTGCACACCTCCACCGCCCCTTCCACCGTTGACCGCATCATTGACCAGTTCCCGGCCGACCGGCAGGCGCAAATCCGGGTGATGCTTTCTGAATCGCTCAAGGGCGTTATTGCCCAGACGTTGTGCAAGAAAATTGGCGGCGGACGGGTGGCTGCCCTTGAAACACTCATCTGTGACACCGGGATTGCCAACCTCATCCGTGAAGGCAAAACCTTCCAGATTCCTTCGGCCATGCAGACCGGCAAGGCCAAAGGCAATGTCACGCTCAATGATGCGCTCCTCGACCACGTCAAAAACAAACGGGTCGAACCACAGGAAGCCTATATCAAAGCCGTGGACAAAAACGGGTTTGAAGGGCTGCTCAAGCGCCACAACCTGGACGTGAGCTTCCTGACCAATCTGGCCAACTCGAACGCCTGA